The following is a genomic window from Elaeis guineensis isolate ETL-2024a chromosome 10, EG11, whole genome shotgun sequence.
CTGTCGTAGGGGTcaactcataaggtcgactcatacacatgagtcggctcatggggtcgacttctgtggcacagaatagaaaatgactgttctataattttagcgtacacagcaacagaggtcgactcataggatcgactcatgcacagaggttgactcatggggtcaactcaattgaatgtgccagctaaaaaatcagcgtgccgttcagttccttttgatatgagtcgacttatggggtcgactcaattttataaacatgattttctttcaaaatacacatccaaaaatattgagattgcctccaaaagatcataaatcttctgttcttgctcgtgaggctttcgagttaggacttggtgaaattacgattttgttcctgaaaaataataaatctttttttaagccaaaatcattagtaaccccctcaaatgctttgtaatcatcaaaatcaattcaaggagcaacaggcAGTCTATGGTGATGGGAAGCAAAATTGAAGTTTCTAGTGTGTCCCTGATTTGGCACTGAATAAGTATTTTTGGTCCTGTTTATTTTTGTTTGGAACCACGTGCATTTGTTTTTCTTCCTAGCATGTAGTTTAACTTGTAATAGTTGATGATCTTGTTTGTTTCAAACTACCAGTTGCTTGCTTCATTTTGTAGCATTGTTACATCATCTCTGATCTGCAATTTAGTTGAAAATTAGTTTTCTCACCAGTAGTTGATAAATACTAAGTGAGCTTTGCATCAAGCTTGAGAAATGTGGATCAGGCACTAATTTTTGGTGTCCCTTTGTGGGGCTTTGTAACTAACCAAGCTTTATAGCTTTATATTCTGATGCTGTTTAGTTAATCATGTTTGAGATTATCCAGAAGTAGGTAATCTGTGTATGgtagaacttttttttttcctccctgtTGGATACAGTAGAACTAGACTATATGGTGCTTGCACCATCATTTGTCAGTAATGTCAGCTCTCACTCAATCATCCAATATGTTGGGCTTTGATCCCTGGGTTAGCTGatgtttttttattttctatcttcAAAAACAAGAAAACCGATTAGCATCTTAGAATAGATAGACACAAACAAAGATCCTAAATACGTACCATATGGAGTTTATTTGGTAAATGAATATGAACTTTTTGTACTATGAAATTACAGTTGTTAAGTCATTAGAAGATGACTTGAGTTTTATATTTTCCCCCTGCAGGTCAATGGATTGTTAGCTCTAATGGAAAGTGGGCATATTGGAACATTCAACTTGGGCCATCCAGGGAAATTCACCATGGTGGAGATTGCTGAGGTTTGTCTGAGAATTGTTTTCACATGAACTGCATCTAGCATCTTTCCCCAAGTAACTGCATCTCTATCTCTGCAGGCTGTCAAAGAAACAACTATTCAACGTGCTACTCCCTTAAAAGCCCCCTCTGAGGCAAGGCAAGTTCTGTATGCTGTTTAGCTTTGTCATACCGGTACGATTTCAGAGAACAACTTATTAAGTGCCCTTGCAGCAGCACAGGATTTGAAAGCAAAATACAAAATATTTCTATTATTATAGTGTTGAAGAATCCCCAATCCAACAGGCTGTAACCATTTGCTCTACACTATtggctttcttcttctttcatgtAGACTGGTCTGGCAATTGCCATGATCTATGTTAGCTGTGACTGAAATTTTGAATACTATTATTAATTTCCAAGATGATGACGTCAAAGTAATattggagaggaaaaaaaaaagtaagaaaaaaatgggggaaaaaaaaaaaacttagatcCACAGTGATTCAGAGAACCCTGTTCATGTTCTCCCTCTCACCAATGGACTTGACTATGGCAAGCCTATTTGCACGATGATGTCTTCCTGTGCAACCGACACCTGCAATGTGAGACTCTGACAAACCCAGGTGGTGGACCCCAAAGAATCCGAGGCTGTCAGCCCTCCTGCCTTCCTGGAAGGTGACCCTTCATTGCCTCCATGTGACTGCTGTTTATCACGTAAatcccttgcaccttcttgaTGCTTGGAAGTCGGCAGTAGGGTGTTTTAGAGGTCTTCCAGCTCTGGGCGGGAACTGGGAAGTGTCCGGCTTTTGGTTGATGGACTACTGCTGATGAAGATGGACTATTTGGTCTATTTTGAATGAAGTCAGTGGATGGATTTCATGAGCAGGGATTTGGAATTTGGATGAGTCATTTGGTTCTATGCGGAGTGGGTCACATGGTTGAGATGGGGAACAAGTATACGTGCTAGCAACCTAACAACTCCATTTCTAAAGCCATGTTCTCTGTATTTaagtgagaaattctttgtacaccgtcgGCGGTGTAGAAATACGCACACCATCCATGATGATTGGTTCATGCATGGGGTTGGGGTGcgatgtataaaaaaaaaaatttttttcatgggcTCCGGGCGGGAACCAATTACTGTGGAGGGTGCGCACGGTCCTGTGCTGCCTGCAGTGCGCAAAGAATTTCTTTATTTAAGTTCATCTGTAGCCCAAGACAATTATTCAGAAATTCATTTAAGTTCATCTGTAGCCCAAGACAATTATTCTAGCTGAATGACAAGCGCCAATGCCACGAGCAAGACTTCCATGCCACCTCTAGATCTCTAATTTCAAGCTCTTTCGCTACCTTGGCCTAAGAAACTGTTAGAGGTATAGTCCTGCAATCCATGCCATCTACCATAGAAATTTCAAAAGAACATAAGAGGTTGGGATGCCATGCAACTTAATTATTTGAGAGCCACAGTACTTGTGAGTCTCTggttaaaattaattcaaggaaaaaagggggaaaaaaaggaGTGAGCCGGTATGCTTTGAATTAAAACACTAATTAGTACCAATCATCGTCTGATATTTAATGGCTAGCTTCGCCAACAATTGCAAGGATTCAAATCATTCAATTAATACTTTCATGAAATCTATATACAAATTTATAAAAACTTTTATAAATTTTGTTAGCAATAAAAGTGCTAACTTTCGGTGTTGATCATGAGAACTGCAAACTCATGGGAGATCCCATTGGTGCAAAAGATGATAGCTTTATTAAATTTCCATCAaacaaaaagaaatagaaattatcgCCACCAAATTCATTGCTTTCAAGTTgcacttcttttcttctttccttttcttttcccctCTTGAATAGAGGCACTTCTTAATACTACTAAGAAAACTGctacgaaaaaaaaaagaatggattCAACATCAGCATCAAATATGATTTGCAGCTGCAGCTAGGTACCTTGAAGTCAAAAATGGCAGAATGTTGGCTCCACCATTGACAAATATAAGCATTCCTCTGAACTATGGCTATGAAGGCTGGCAGTCcttgttcatcaaaaaaaaaaaaaaagggctggTAACCTTTGTCAATATCATGCATGTAATTTCCTGGAAAGAACCCATCCGTCAGATGGTAAAGGCCGACACACCTAGCTCAGGATTCCAGTGCAAAATCAATCAGCAGGGTGTGGTACAAGAGTCCAGATACTAGTCACCATAATGTATCTTCACATATCAAGCTGTTTCCTTTtcctttcaaattcaaatctagaCCTTAGCTTGCTCGAGCCATCTACCAAGTTACTTACCATAAGAAACAGCTAAAGCTTGGACCAAAGAACTTTATGTCAGAGAGTCCACATCCAGGAAAAAGAGATGAGGAAGCTGAATGGGTTAAGGAACAGATAGTCCATGGTCTAAAGTTTGTAATTTCCCGAGTCAAAGTATGTTTTTGTTGAGGCTGTGAAGGAGCTGAGGTCCTTTCATTTCCCAAGTGAGGAGGTAACTTTGCCCGTCCGGCCAAGCAAACATACCACTTTCCCTTTTAAatgttgaaaataaataaatttaattatgctttggatcaagagatattttttttgtattcttaagACTCCTTGTTTCAAGAGAAGATATTGGAATTAGAAAACTAAATTAATGTTATCTTGTTATTAGCAATGACTCTTGGTATTTTCTATGAAATGCACTTAGAATTCCTCTCTTTGTATAAAATCAAAGTGTCATTCATAATTATGACTCTTTAGTATTTTGTGTAGAGGATAGTTGAAGGGTTGTAAAATTATCTATACAAAGGGATGTACTTGAGTCACTTTGAATTAAGAGTGTTGAAGGAATATCAAACAAAGCTAAAGTTCTCTTCTTGCAAAAATCTCTATCCTCTTCATTTATTAGTGAGAAATACTTCAATACTCCTCTCTTCCTCTATCCATCAcaacaaagtggtatcagagctatggcTAATGTAGGAGGACTTTCACAATTTTCTCTTCCTCGTCTTACTAACACCAACTATGAGAATTGGAGTATCCATATGAAGGCGTTGCTTGGATCTCAAGATATTTGGGACATAGTTGAAAGAGGTTATGAAGAAGCTGAAGAAGCGGATACTCTGACGGTGCAACAACGAGAGGTCCTGCGGgataagaggaagaaagataaGAAGGCTCTCTACTTCATCTATCAAGCCATAGATGAGTCGGCTTTTGAGAAGATTGCGACGGCCATAACTTCTAAAGAAGCATGGGAGATTCTTCAAAATGCATACAAAGGAATTAAGAAAGTGAAGAAAATTCACCTTCAAACTCTTAGAGGTGAATTTGAAGCCCTACAAATGAAAGAGTCCGAATCCATCTTGGATTTCTTTACAAGAGTCTTGACCATTGTAAATCAATTGAGGAGAAATGGTGAGACACTTGATGACAATCGGGTCGTAGAGAAAATCCTACGATCTTTGGACCATAAATTTGATTATGTTGTGGTGGCCATTGAAGAGTCCAAAGATTTGGACACTATGACGGTGGATGAGCTTATGGGTTCACTTCAAGCCTATGAACAAAGAATACTAAAGAGAAGACAAGAGTCATTGAAGCAAGTTCTGCAAAGCAAGCTCTCCGTCAATGATAAGAAGGATGAGTCAAGAGGCGAAAGTAGCCAAAGAAGCCGTGGTCGTGGTCGAGGACGTGGTCATGGTAGAGGTCGAGCCTATGGTCGTGGTAGAGGCCGTGGTGACCACAACAATGTTGAGGAAGGCAACCAAAATCACGGAGGAAGAGGACAAAGAGGTAGAGGCCGAAGGTATGACAAAGATCAAGTTCAATGTTACAATTGCAATAAGTTTGGGCATTACTCTTTTGAGTGCTACTCTAATCAATCTAATCAAGTTCATGAGAAAGCAAATTATGCCAAaaaagatgatgatgaagatgacgtGCTTCTACTAGCACGAAAAGGAGGAGATGCtaccaatcaaaatatgtggtacTTGGATTCCGGTGCAAGTAACCACGTGTCCGGGCATAAAGAAATTTTCATGGAACTTGATGAAACGGTGAATGGTCATGTCTTATTTGGAGATGCTTCTAAGGTAAAGGTGAAGGGCATTGGTAAGATATTTATTCAACTCAAAGATGGAAGCCAACAATTTATTTTCAATGTCTATTATGTGCTTGATATAAAAACCAACATTCTTAGTGTTgggcaactcttggagagaggattTAATATGCAACTGAAAGAAGGAAGGTTCTATTTAAGGaaacaaaataaattgattgctcaAGTTCCTATGTCAAATAACCGCATGTTTATGCTAAATATAAATCATGTTATTGCTAAATGTCTAAGTGCATGTATGAAAGATGTTTCTTGGCTTTGGCATTTGCGGTTCGGACATGTAAACTTCGGTGCTATAAAACTTCTTTCAAGTAAGAGAATGGTGAAAGGGCTGCCCTATATTGATGCCCCTAATAATATATGTGAGGGGTGTGTTTTTGGCAAACATCCAAGGAGGAGCTTTCCAAAGGAGTCTTATAATAAAGCAAAAACACCACTTCAACTCATCCATACCGACATTTGCGGATCGATTACTCCTAGCTCATTTGGAGGTCgtcattattttctaatttttattgatgattt
Proteins encoded in this region:
- the LOC140852224 gene encoding uncharacterized protein; translation: MANVGGLSQFSLPRLTNTNYENWSIHMKALLGSQDIWDIVERGYEEAEEADTLTVQQREVLRDKRKKDKKALYFIYQAIDESAFEKIATAITSKEAWEILQNAYKGIKKVKKIHLQTLRGEFEALQMKESESILDFFTRVLTIVNQLRRNGETLDDNRVVEKILRSLDHKFDYVVVAIEESKDLDTMTVDELMGSLQAYEQRILKRRQESLKQVLQSKLSVNDKKDESRGESSQRSRGRGRGRGHGRGRAYGRGRGRGDHNNVEEGNQNHGGRGQRGRGRRYDKDQVQCYNCNKFGHYSFECYSNQSNQVHEKANYAKKDDDEDDVLLLARKGGDATNQNMWYLDSGASNHVSGHKEIFMELDETVNGHVLFGDASKVKVKGIVLGNSWREDLICN